In a genomic window of Sinorhizobium meliloti:
- the xdhB gene encoding xanthine dehydrogenase molybdopterin binding subunit, protein MDKSTLEVSTITGPMHTPIRHDSAHKHVAGTADYIDDMPEPAGTLHGALGLTDRAHAEILEMDLSDVAAVPGVVCVITARDMPHSNDISPTHLHDEPVLADGRVEFHGQPAFAVIAETRDIARRAARLARITYRDFLPAIDVIDAVATGGELVTPPLTLERGDAEGELERAPRRIQGHMRIGGQEHFYLEGHIALAIPGEDDEMAVWVSTQHPSEVQRMVAQVLGVPSNAVTVNVRRMGGGFGGKETQGNQFAALAAVAARKLRRAVKFRPDRDDDMTATGKRHDFLVDYDVGFDEEGRIQAVQANYAARCGFSADLSGPVTDRALFHADNAYFYPHVKLTSQPLKTNTVSNTAFRGFGGPQGMLGGERIVEEIAYALGKDPLEIRKLNFYGDAHSGRNVTPYHQKIEDNIIGRIVDELEASADYQARRAAIIEFNRSSRVIRKGIALTPVKFGISFTLTHLNQAGALVHIYTDGSVHLNHGGTEMGQGVYTKVAQVLADSFQIDIDRVKITATTTGKVPNTSATAASSGSDLNGMAAFDAARQIKERLVAFAAERWQTTAENVSFIANHVRIGDELVPFAQFVQEAYGARVQLSAAGFYATPGIHWDRAAGRGTPFYYFAYGAAVSEVSIDTLTGEYMVDRVDVLHDVGHSLNPAIDLGQIEGGFVQGMGWLTTEELWWDEKGRLRTHAPSTYKIPLASDRPKIFKVRLAEWSENAEKTIGKSKAVGEPPLMLPISVVEALSMAVASVADYRECPRLDTPATPERVLMAVERLRGT, encoded by the coding sequence ATGGATAAGTCCACCCTCGAAGTCAGCACCATCACCGGCCCGATGCACACACCGATCCGTCACGACAGCGCCCACAAGCATGTGGCGGGCACCGCGGATTATATCGACGACATGCCGGAACCCGCCGGCACGCTGCATGGCGCGCTCGGCCTCACGGACCGGGCGCATGCGGAAATCCTGGAGATGGACCTCTCCGACGTCGCGGCGGTGCCCGGCGTCGTTTGCGTGATCACCGCCAGGGACATGCCGCATTCCAACGACATCAGCCCCACCCATCTGCACGACGAGCCGGTGCTAGCCGACGGGCGGGTGGAGTTTCATGGCCAGCCGGCCTTCGCGGTCATCGCCGAAACGCGCGACATCGCCCGTCGCGCCGCGCGGCTCGCTAGGATCACTTATCGTGACTTCCTGCCGGCGATCGATGTCATCGATGCCGTGGCAACCGGCGGCGAGCTGGTGACCCCCCCGCTGACACTCGAGCGCGGCGACGCCGAAGGCGAGCTGGAGCGCGCGCCCCGCCGCATCCAGGGGCACATGCGAATCGGTGGCCAGGAGCACTTCTATCTGGAAGGCCATATCGCGCTCGCTATTCCCGGCGAGGACGACGAAATGGCAGTCTGGGTGTCGACGCAGCATCCGAGTGAAGTCCAGCGTATGGTCGCGCAAGTGCTTGGCGTTCCATCCAACGCCGTCACGGTGAATGTCCGCCGCATGGGCGGCGGCTTCGGCGGCAAGGAGACGCAGGGCAACCAGTTTGCGGCACTCGCTGCCGTCGCCGCGCGCAAGCTTCGCCGAGCCGTCAAGTTCCGCCCGGACCGGGACGACGACATGACCGCCACCGGCAAGCGGCACGATTTTCTGGTCGATTACGATGTCGGCTTCGACGAGGAGGGACGCATCCAGGCGGTCCAGGCGAATTATGCCGCGCGATGCGGCTTCTCCGCCGATCTGTCCGGCCCGGTCACCGACCGCGCCCTTTTCCATGCGGACAACGCCTACTTCTATCCGCATGTGAAGCTCACCTCGCAACCGCTTAAGACCAATACGGTCTCCAACACTGCCTTTCGCGGCTTCGGCGGGCCGCAGGGCATGCTCGGCGGCGAGCGGATTGTCGAGGAGATCGCTTACGCCCTCGGCAAGGACCCGCTCGAAATCCGCAAGCTGAACTTCTATGGCGACGCGCATTCCGGCCGCAACGTCACGCCCTATCACCAGAAGATCGAAGACAACATCATCGGCCGGATAGTCGATGAGCTGGAAGCGAGCGCCGACTATCAGGCGCGCCGGGCGGCGATTATCGAGTTCAACAGATCGAGCCGCGTGATCCGCAAGGGGATTGCATTGACGCCGGTGAAATTCGGCATCTCCTTCACCCTTACCCATCTGAACCAGGCCGGCGCCCTCGTCCACATCTACACGGACGGTTCGGTCCACCTGAACCACGGCGGCACCGAAATGGGCCAGGGCGTCTATACGAAAGTGGCGCAGGTCCTTGCAGACAGTTTCCAGATAGACATCGACCGGGTGAAAATAACCGCGACGACGACCGGCAAGGTGCCGAATACCTCTGCGACCGCCGCCTCCTCCGGCTCCGACCTCAACGGCATGGCTGCCTTCGATGCTGCGCGTCAGATCAAGGAGCGCCTCGTCGCCTTTGCGGCCGAGCGCTGGCAGACGACGGCCGAAAACGTCAGCTTCATCGCCAATCATGTCAGGATCGGTGACGAGCTCGTGCCGTTTGCACAGTTTGTGCAGGAGGCCTACGGTGCACGTGTCCAGCTCTCCGCCGCCGGCTTCTATGCGACGCCTGGCATCCACTGGGACAGGGCCGCCGGCCGCGGCACACCCTTCTACTACTTTGCCTATGGCGCGGCCGTTTCAGAGGTCTCAATCGACACGCTGACAGGCGAATACATGGTCGATCGCGTCGACGTGCTACATGACGTGGGCCATTCACTCAATCCGGCGATTGATCTCGGCCAGATCGAGGGCGGCTTCGTCCAGGGGATGGGCTGGCTCACGACGGAAGAGCTCTGGTGGGACGAGAAGGGACGGCTGAGGACGCATGCGCCCTCGACCTACAAGATACCCCTTGCCTCGGATCGGCCGAAGATCTTCAAAGTGCGCCTTGCCGAATGGTCGGAAAACGCGGAAAAGACGATCGGCAAGTCGAAGGCCGTGGGAGAGCCGCCCCTCATGCTGCCGATCTCGGTGGTCGAGGCCCTGTCGATGGCCGTCGCCAGCGTCGCCGACTATCGCGAGTGCCCCCGGCTCGATACGCCGGCAACGCCCGAGCGTGTCCTGATGGCGGTGGAGCGGCTTAGAGGGACCTGA
- the xdhA gene encoding xanthine dehydrogenase small subunit has product MAQASDSIRFILNDTEIALSDVAPTATLLDFLRLERRLTGTKEGCAEGDCGACTVLIGRLSSDGSGAENLVYESVNACIRFTGSLNATHVVTVEHLAAADGTLHPVQQALVDFHGSQCGFCTPGIVMSLYGLWLTTEKPSRGAIEKALQGNLCRCTGYEPIVRAAEAAAAERPAVLFDPITRTREAVTARLQALGQTERIVVRSGADCLIVPVDAADLAGVLSDHPSATIVAGCTDVGLWVTKQMRTLNPVVLINGIAELQRVESSKAGLTIGAGVSYTAAHEALSSAYPSFGRLLDRIGGDQVRNMGTIGGNIANGSPIGDSPPPLIVLGATVTLRSKDGQRTLPLEDFFIAYGKQDRRPGEFVESLFVPALPADERFAAYKISKRRDEDISALLGAFRIAFDGDRVKAARIAFGGMAATPKRAKTVEAALVGQPWNEETIRKAQAAFETDYQPITDWRATGAYRMLAAKNLLMRFFLESMGETVQLQRFEEVA; this is encoded by the coding sequence ATGGCACAGGCATCCGACAGCATCCGCTTCATCCTGAACGACACCGAGATCGCCCTTTCCGACGTGGCGCCGACAGCGACGCTGCTCGATTTTCTGAGGCTGGAGCGGCGCCTCACCGGCACCAAGGAAGGCTGCGCGGAGGGCGATTGCGGCGCCTGTACGGTGCTCATCGGCCGGCTTTCGAGCGACGGCAGCGGAGCCGAAAACCTCGTCTATGAAAGCGTCAACGCCTGCATCCGCTTCACAGGATCGCTGAATGCCACGCATGTGGTGACGGTCGAGCACCTGGCCGCCGCAGACGGCACGCTTCATCCGGTGCAGCAGGCACTGGTGGATTTTCACGGTTCCCAATGCGGCTTCTGCACTCCGGGGATCGTGATGTCGCTTTACGGGCTCTGGCTTACCACTGAAAAACCAAGCCGCGGGGCGATAGAAAAGGCGCTGCAGGGCAATCTCTGTCGCTGTACCGGCTACGAACCGATCGTGCGCGCGGCGGAAGCCGCGGCGGCGGAGCGCCCGGCCGTTCTCTTCGACCCGATCACCCGCACGCGGGAAGCGGTTACGGCGCGCCTCCAGGCGCTGGGGCAAACGGAGAGGATCGTCGTCCGCAGCGGCGCGGACTGTCTGATCGTACCCGTGGATGCCGCGGATCTTGCAGGCGTTCTCTCGGATCATCCGAGCGCGACGATCGTCGCCGGCTGCACCGATGTCGGGCTCTGGGTGACGAAGCAGATGCGCACCCTCAATCCGGTGGTCTTGATCAACGGCATCGCCGAACTGCAGCGGGTCGAAAGCTCGAAAGCAGGGCTGACGATCGGTGCAGGCGTAAGCTATACGGCGGCGCACGAGGCCCTTTCCTCAGCGTATCCGTCCTTCGGCCGGCTGCTCGACCGCATCGGCGGCGACCAGGTGCGCAACATGGGCACGATCGGCGGCAATATCGCCAACGGCTCGCCGATCGGCGACAGCCCGCCGCCCCTGATCGTTCTCGGCGCGACGGTTACCCTGCGCTCGAAGGACGGTCAGCGCACGCTCCCGCTCGAGGATTTCTTCATCGCCTATGGCAAGCAGGATCGCAGGCCCGGAGAATTCGTCGAGAGCCTCTTCGTCCCGGCTCTGCCCGCGGACGAGCGTTTTGCCGCCTACAAGATCTCGAAGCGCCGCGACGAGGATATTTCCGCCCTGCTCGGCGCCTTCCGCATAGCGTTCGACGGCGACCGGGTGAAAGCCGCACGAATAGCCTTCGGTGGCATGGCGGCAACGCCGAAGCGGGCGAAGACCGTCGAAGCCGCCCTTGTCGGTCAGCCATGGAACGAGGAGACGATCCGTAAGGCGCAAGCCGCCTTCGAGACCGATTACCAGCCGATCACCGACTGGCGCGCCACCGGCGCCTATCGCATGTTGGCGGCGAAAAACCTGCTGATGCGCTTTTTCCTCGAGAGCATGGGGGAAACGGTGCAGCTTCAGCGGTTCGAGGAGGTGGCATGA
- a CDS encoding 3-hydroxybutyrate dehydrogenase encodes MTRTAVITGSTSGIGLAIARTLAKTGANIVLNGFGAPDEIRTVTDEVASLSSGTVLHHPADMTKPSEIADMMATVADRFGGADILVNNAGVQFVEKIEDFPVEQWDRIIAVNLSSSFHTIRAAIPPMKRKGWGRIINIASAHGLVASPFKSAYVAAKHGIMGLTKTVALEVAENGISVNSICPGYVLTPLVEKQIPDQARTRGITEEQVINEVMLKGQPTKKFITVEQVASLALYLASDDAAQITGTHVSMDGGWTAQ; translated from the coding sequence ATGACCAGAACTGCGGTGATAACGGGTTCCACGAGCGGCATCGGATTGGCGATCGCCCGGACCCTGGCAAAGACCGGCGCCAATATCGTCCTGAACGGCTTCGGTGCGCCGGACGAGATCCGGACCGTCACGGACGAAGTCGCAAGCCTGAGTTCCGGTACGGTGCTTCATCACCCGGCCGACATGACCAAGCCCTCCGAAATTGCCGACATGATGGCGACTGTTGCCGATCGCTTCGGCGGCGCCGATATCCTCGTCAACAATGCCGGCGTGCAGTTCGTCGAAAAGATCGAGGATTTTCCAGTCGAGCAATGGGACCGGATCATCGCCGTCAACCTCTCCTCCTCTTTTCACACTATTCGCGCCGCCATTCCGCCGATGAAGAGAAAAGGCTGGGGCCGGATCATCAATATCGCGTCCGCACACGGGCTCGTGGCCTCCCCCTTCAAGTCCGCCTATGTCGCCGCCAAGCATGGTATCATGGGGTTGACGAAGACCGTGGCGCTGGAGGTGGCGGAGAACGGCATCAGTGTGAACTCGATCTGCCCCGGCTACGTTCTGACGCCGCTCGTCGAAAAGCAGATACCGGATCAGGCGAGAACGCGCGGCATCACCGAGGAGCAGGTGATCAACGAGGTGATGCTCAAGGGACAGCCGACGAAAAAGTTCATCACCGTCGAACAGGTTGCCTCCCTGGCGCTTTATCTTGCAAGCGACGATGCCGCCCAGATCACCGGCACGCATGTCTCGATGGATGGCGGCTGGACGGCGCAGTAA